From Pseudoalteromonas sp. DL-6, one genomic window encodes:
- a CDS encoding VanZ family protein, with protein MTRRVYQAIFLISIVAFTFLFAKEVKGAANLFPHVDKVAHFGIFFLLAIIMDKAFKLPLYAQILLLAGYGAAMEIMQDSLPYRQASLADFVADFIGAASYFLAKALLTLRTKKHYG; from the coding sequence GTGACGAGGCGTGTTTACCAAGCTATTTTTTTGATTAGTATTGTCGCATTTACCTTCTTATTTGCTAAAGAGGTAAAAGGCGCTGCAAACTTATTTCCGCATGTAGATAAAGTGGCGCATTTTGGTATTTTCTTTTTACTTGCCATTATTATGGATAAAGCCTTTAAACTGCCTTTATATGCACAAATATTGCTGTTAGCCGGCTATGGTGCCGCAATGGAAATTATGCAAGATAGCCTCCCTTACAGACAAGCATCACTGGCCGATTTTGTTGCCGATTTTATTGGTGCAGCGAGCTATTTTTTAGCTAAAGCACTATTAACTCTGCGCACAAAGAAGCATTATGGCTAA
- a CDS encoding TonB-dependent receptor encodes MINKTALGVAISAALSFSASAEQTIEKITVTANKFEQPINDVLASVAVIDRADIEKANYRDLPAILNTIAGIDIVRNGGLGQKADIFVRGASAKYTLVLVDGVRVSDASSGSVSLTNIPVNSIERVEVIKGARAAIYGSDAVAGVINIITRKASNNSLSATLGNHSYSNYQLAGGLVKEALSFNYNLGYEETDGFDVTGKDPVAEYTKDHDDDGYKNKNIGFNLAYELAELGELSLQSQYSEGEAQYDNAWGNDAYDFENYTAKLGWKKASEIYTQSTSLSVSQEENTQTGTDVQQVYSTERVEFEYRGLYSLTKELDLSGGFNYLSEDLSNSSATSSEEKRDNNALFIGAFYSHQQWLANAVIRTDDYDFHGRANTYSTGLGYKANQYVTVRLNHGTAFRAPSLINAFVTNSPYYLPNNNIKPEEALNNEFGVTLETQWGRYDIAIFDNRINNLISNNYDADSGKYIATNIDKVSMQGIELSAEFSALGFEHSVNVSFLDATDEKTNTDLPRRPSESFNYQLAKSWGDFDASLDMQYRSSRPSIAYYDSELAGYTVFNLAANYQLLENLSLAARIENITDKEYFTAATWFAASGELLGYNSAGRTFFVGANYQF; translated from the coding sequence ATGATAAATAAAACTGCATTGGGTGTGGCCATTTCGGCTGCGCTGTCTTTTTCTGCATCTGCAGAACAAACCATTGAAAAAATAACCGTTACTGCTAATAAATTTGAACAACCTATAAATGATGTATTAGCAAGTGTGGCAGTTATCGACCGCGCTGATATTGAAAAAGCGAATTACCGAGACTTACCTGCAATATTAAATACCATAGCTGGGATTGATATTGTCCGTAACGGCGGTTTAGGTCAAAAGGCAGATATATTTGTTCGCGGTGCCAGCGCTAAATATACCTTAGTACTGGTTGATGGTGTAAGAGTGAGCGATGCAAGCTCAGGTAGTGTATCGCTGACGAATATTCCAGTTAATAGTATCGAGCGTGTTGAAGTTATTAAAGGTGCCAGAGCAGCTATTTATGGCTCTGATGCGGTAGCCGGAGTAATTAATATTATTACCCGTAAAGCCTCAAATAACTCGCTTTCGGCTACTTTAGGCAACCATAGCTACAGTAATTATCAGCTTGCTGGTGGGCTTGTAAAAGAGGCGCTTAGCTTTAATTATAATCTAGGCTACGAAGAGACAGATGGTTTTGATGTTACTGGCAAAGACCCTGTGGCTGAATACACCAAAGATCACGATGATGATGGCTACAAAAATAAAAACATTGGCTTTAATTTAGCGTATGAACTGGCTGAACTAGGTGAGTTGAGCTTACAGTCTCAGTACAGTGAAGGTGAAGCGCAGTATGACAACGCATGGGGTAACGATGCTTACGACTTTGAAAATTACACCGCTAAGCTAGGTTGGAAAAAAGCCTCAGAAATATATACCCAAAGTACTTCATTGAGTGTATCGCAAGAAGAAAATACCCAAACTGGCACCGATGTGCAACAAGTGTATAGCACAGAGCGTGTTGAGTTTGAATACCGAGGGCTTTATAGCCTAACGAAAGAGCTTGATTTATCTGGTGGTTTTAATTATTTGTCTGAGGATTTATCAAACTCATCAGCAACGTCATCAGAAGAAAAACGCGATAACAACGCATTGTTTATAGGCGCGTTTTATAGTCATCAACAATGGTTAGCAAATGCGGTTATCAGAACAGATGATTATGACTTCCACGGCCGTGCAAATACTTACAGCACTGGGCTTGGATATAAAGCGAATCAGTATGTAACGGTACGTTTAAATCATGGCACTGCATTTAGGGCGCCGTCTTTAATTAATGCGTTTGTAACTAACAGCCCATACTACCTGCCAAATAATAATATTAAGCCTGAGGAAGCCTTAAACAATGAATTTGGTGTTACCCTAGAAACTCAATGGGGGCGTTATGATATTGCTATTTTCGATAACCGTATCAATAATTTAATTAGTAATAATTATGATGCAGACTCAGGTAAATATATTGCAACTAACATAGATAAAGTATCTATGCAGGGGATAGAATTGTCGGCTGAGTTTTCAGCGTTAGGCTTTGAACACTCTGTTAATGTTAGTTTTTTAGATGCTACAGATGAAAAGACGAATACAGATTTACCACGCAGACCTTCTGAATCGTTTAATTATCAACTCGCTAAATCATGGGGCGATTTTGATGCCAGTTTAGATATGCAATATCGCTCATCGCGTCCATCAATTGCGTATTATGATTCTGAACTCGCTGGCTATACGGTATTTAATTTAGCAGCCAATTACCAGTTGCTTGAGAATTTATCGTTAGCTGCTCGAATAGAAAATATTACTGATAAAGAATATTTTACTGCAGCAACATGGTTTGCTGCCAGTGGTGAGCTATTAGGTTATAACAGCGCAGGAAGAACTTTCTTTGTGGGGGCAAATTACCAGTTTTAA
- a CDS encoding YajQ family cyclic di-GMP-binding protein, with protein MPSFDIVSEVEMNEAQNAVDNANRELETRFDFRGVDASIELNDKTIKLKAEADAQVMQLFDILAGKVSKRGMDVASLELQEISRAGKNVFRNVALKQGIEKDMAKKVVKAIKDSKVKVQAAIQGEEVRVTGKKRDDLQAAMQVVRTADLGQPFQFKNFRD; from the coding sequence ATGCCTTCATTTGATATTGTATCTGAAGTAGAAATGAACGAAGCACAAAACGCGGTTGATAACGCCAATCGTGAATTAGAGACTCGATTTGATTTTAGAGGGGTCGATGCCTCAATTGAATTAAACGATAAAACAATTAAATTAAAAGCTGAAGCAGATGCTCAGGTTATGCAGTTGTTTGATATTTTAGCTGGTAAAGTTTCTAAGCGTGGGATGGATGTTGCGAGCCTAGAACTTCAAGAGATTTCTCGTGCAGGTAAAAATGTTTTTCGTAACGTTGCACTAAAGCAGGGCATCGAAAAAGACATGGCTAAAAAAGTAGTAAAAGCCATTAAAGATTCTAAAGTAAAAGTGCAAGCGGCTATTCAAGGCGAAGAAGTACGCGTAACGGGTAAAAAGCGAGATGACTTACAAGCTGCTATGCAAGTTGTGCGCACTGCCGATTTAGGTCAGCCATTTCAGTTTAAAAACTTCCGCGATTAA